Proteins encoded in a region of the Aerosakkonema funiforme FACHB-1375 genome:
- the alaS gene encoding alanine--tRNA ligase codes for MASSPQYLSGNEIRQTFLDFFAQRGHKILPSASLVPEDPTVLLTIAGMLPFKPIFLGQRTAEVPRATTSQKCIRTNDIENVGRTVRHHTFFEMLGNFSFGDYFKEQAIAWAWELSTETFGLPPERLIVSVFEEDDEAFAIWRDKIGIPPHRIKRMGKDDNFWVSGPTGPCGPCSEMYYDFHPELGDDNIDLEDGSRFIEYYNLVFMQYNRDVEGNLTPLQSKNIDTGMGLERMAQILQKVPNNYETDLIFPIIKTAAEIAGIDYTQADEKTKISLKVIGDHVRAVVHMIADEIRASNIGRGYVLRRLIRRVVRHGRLIGIEGEFITKVAESAIALSEAAYPNVRQREAQIKAELQREENQFLKTLDRGEKLLAEIIQKALVGQASRLSSSGQDAHPTTEISGRDAFTLYDTYGFPFELTQEIAAEQGLTVDTASYEAAMEEQQTRSKEAHETIDLTVQGSLDKLAEHIHATEFLGYTQPLSQSIVEVILVNGKSVEAAEAGTDLQIVLDKTPFYAESGGQIGDRGYITGDGIVVRIEDVKKESDFFVHFGRIDRGTLRVGDPVTAQIDRSCRRRAQANHTATHLLQAALKKIVDDSISQAGSLVAFDRLRFDFNSPRALTSEEVQQIEEQVNTWIAEAHAGKVEVLPLAEAKAKGAIAMFGEKYGDEVRVLDFPGVSMELCGGTHVSNTAEIGVFKIISESGVAAGVRRIEAVAGPSVLDYLNVRDKVVKELSGNLKAKPEELPDRINNLQNELKSTQKQLEALKAELAIAKSDQLLSQAETVGDGKILVAQLGEVDAESLKTAAERLQQKLGNAAVVLASVPEPQKVNFVAVFSPEVNKKGLQAGKFIGAIAKICGGGGGGRPNLAQAGGRDASKLKEALETARTQLREGLQA; via the coding sequence ATGGCTTCCTCTCCCCAGTACCTCAGCGGTAACGAAATTAGGCAAACATTTCTTGACTTTTTTGCCCAGCGGGGGCATAAAATCCTGCCCAGCGCTTCCCTAGTGCCAGAAGACCCCACCGTACTGCTGACTATCGCTGGGATGCTGCCATTCAAACCGATATTCCTGGGACAGAGAACAGCAGAAGTTCCCCGCGCTACCACATCCCAAAAGTGTATCCGCACCAACGATATCGAGAACGTGGGACGCACGGTCAGACACCACACCTTCTTCGAGATGCTGGGTAACTTCAGCTTTGGAGACTATTTTAAAGAACAAGCGATCGCCTGGGCGTGGGAACTGTCAACCGAAACCTTTGGACTGCCCCCAGAACGCCTCATCGTCAGCGTTTTTGAGGAAGACGACGAAGCATTTGCCATCTGGAGAGACAAAATCGGCATTCCTCCCCATCGCATCAAACGCATGGGTAAAGACGATAACTTCTGGGTGTCTGGCCCTACCGGCCCCTGCGGCCCCTGTTCGGAAATGTACTACGATTTTCACCCCGAACTCGGCGACGACAACATCGATTTAGAAGATGGCAGCCGCTTCATCGAATACTACAACCTCGTGTTCATGCAGTACAACCGGGATGTAGAAGGCAATCTGACACCACTGCAAAGCAAGAACATCGATACCGGTATGGGATTGGAGAGAATGGCGCAAATCCTCCAAAAAGTGCCGAACAACTACGAAACAGACTTGATTTTCCCAATTATCAAAACTGCCGCTGAAATTGCGGGAATCGATTACACCCAAGCTGATGAGAAAACCAAAATTTCCCTGAAAGTAATTGGCGACCACGTTCGCGCAGTCGTTCATATGATAGCCGATGAAATTCGCGCCTCGAATATCGGTCGCGGTTATGTGTTGCGGCGATTAATTCGTCGCGTTGTTCGTCACGGCAGATTAATCGGAATTGAAGGAGAATTTATCACAAAAGTAGCAGAGAGTGCGATCGCACTTTCCGAAGCAGCTTATCCCAACGTGCGCCAACGGGAAGCGCAAATCAAAGCCGAACTGCAACGGGAAGAAAACCAATTCCTCAAAACCCTCGATCGCGGCGAAAAACTGCTTGCAGAAATTATCCAAAAAGCTCTTGTGGGACAGGCGTCTCGCCTGTCATCCTCCGGGCAAGATGCCCATCCCACAACAGAAATTTCCGGACGCGACGCCTTTACCCTATACGACACCTACGGCTTCCCCTTTGAACTAACTCAAGAAATTGCCGCCGAACAAGGATTGACTGTTGATACGGCTAGCTACGAAGCAGCAATGGAAGAACAGCAAACCCGTTCTAAAGAAGCCCACGAAACCATCGACTTAACCGTACAAGGTTCGCTGGATAAACTCGCCGAACATATCCACGCAACAGAATTTTTGGGTTACACTCAACCTCTCAGCCAAAGCATTGTCGAAGTCATTCTCGTCAACGGCAAATCAGTAGAAGCAGCGGAAGCGGGAACAGACTTACAAATCGTTCTCGACAAAACACCATTCTATGCAGAATCCGGCGGACAAATAGGCGATCGCGGTTACATCACTGGCGACGGTATCGTGGTCAGAATTGAAGATGTCAAGAAAGAATCGGATTTCTTCGTTCACTTCGGACGCATCGATCGCGGTACTTTGCGCGTAGGCGATCCCGTCACCGCTCAAATCGATCGCTCTTGTCGTCGTCGCGCTCAAGCCAATCATACCGCAACTCACTTATTGCAAGCGGCATTGAAAAAAATAGTCGATGATTCCATATCGCAAGCCGGTTCGTTAGTAGCGTTCGACAGACTGCGATTTGACTTCAACAGTCCCCGTGCTTTAACATCAGAAGAGGTGCAACAAATTGAAGAACAAGTTAATACCTGGATTGCCGAAGCACACGCTGGCAAAGTGGAAGTTTTACCGCTAGCAGAAGCAAAGGCAAAAGGTGCGATCGCGATGTTCGGGGAAAAATACGGCGACGAAGTGCGCGTGTTGGACTTCCCAGGCGTTTCGATGGAACTTTGCGGCGGAACTCACGTTAGCAACACCGCTGAAATAGGCGTTTTCAAAATAATTTCTGAGTCTGGTGTAGCTGCTGGAGTGCGACGCATTGAAGCCGTAGCGGGGCCATCAGTGCTTGACTATTTGAACGTGCGCGATAAAGTAGTCAAAGAGTTGAGCGGTAACCTGAAAGCGAAACCGGAAGAATTGCCCGATCGCATCAACAACCTGCAAAACGAACTGAAGTCAACTCAAAAACAACTAGAAGCGCTCAAAGCAGAACTCGCGATCGCAAAATCCGACCAATTGCTATCTCAAGCAGAGACAGTCGGCGATGGCAAAATCCTGGTTGCACAGTTGGGAGAAGTTGACGCCGAATCCCTCAAAACAGCAGCCGAAAGATTGCAGCAAAAATTGGGCAACGCTGCTGTAGTGCTAGCGTCAGTTCCCGAACCGCAAAAAGTGAATTTTGTAGCAGTTTTTAGCCCAGAAGTCAATAAAAAAGGGTTACAAGCTGGCAAATTTATTGGTGCGATCGCGAAAATTTGTGGCGGCGGCGGTGGCGGACGACCCAACTTAGCTCAAGCAGGCGGACG